The Brassica oleracea var. oleracea cultivar TO1000 chromosome C6, BOL, whole genome shotgun sequence genome includes a region encoding these proteins:
- the LOC106299255 gene encoding beta carbonic anhydrase 3-like — protein MSTESYEDALERLGELLSCKSDLGKVTATKIKKLFDELEEHKSNKSSDAVQRIQSGYIHFKTHKYLKKPSLYNALAKSQNPKFLVFACSDSRVSPSHILNFQPGEAFEIRNIANMVPLFDKTQHSGAGAAMEYPITKLNVENILVIGHSRCGGIKALMSIEDDAAPNKSVFIENWVKIGTSAKNKIKEEFKDLSFEEQCTHCEKEAVNVTLGNLLSYPFVRERVEKGKLALRGAHYDFVDGTFELWELDVKTTPAFAFS, from the exons ATGTCGACCGAGTCGTATGAAGATGCCCTTGAAAGATTAGGAGAGCTTCTCAG TTGTAAATCGGATCTCGGGAAAGTGACAGCGACAAAGATTAAGAAGCTATTTGATGAGCTAGAGGAACATAAATCCAACAAGTCATCAGATGCTGTACAACGAATCCAATCCGGATATATCCATTTCAAGACACACAAATATTT GAAGAAACCTTCGTTGTACAATGCACTTGCCAAGAGCCAAAACCCCAAG TTTCTGGTGTTTGCTTGTTCGGATTCCCGAGTTAGCCCTTCTCACATCTTGAACTTCCAACCTGGGGAAGCCTTTGAAATTAGAAACATTGCAAACATGGTTCCGCTTTTTGACAAG ACACAACACTCTGGTGCTGGTGCGGCCATGGAATATCCAATTACAAAACTAAAC GTGGAGAACATTCTGGTGATTGGTCACAGCCGTTGTGGTGGAATAAAGGCACTCATGTCCATTGAAGATGATGCAGCTCCCAATAAGAG CGTCTTCATAGAAAACTGGGTCAAGATCGGTACATCAGCCAAGAACAAGATTAAGGAGGAGTTTAAAGACCTGAGCTTCGAAGAACAGTGCACCCATTGTGAAAAG GAAGCGGTAAACGTTACATTGGGGAATCTGTTGTCTTACCCATTCGTGAGAGAAAGAGTGGAGAAGGGAAAGCTTGCCTTAAGAGGAGCTCACTATGATTTCGTGGATGGGACGTTTGAACTCTGGGAACTCGACGTCAAGACCACCCCTGCCTTTGCCTTTTCTTAA
- the LOC106297206 gene encoding uncharacterized protein LOC106297206, translating to MEDLEAMSGETSLARATVPVGVVAQTKPLETTLNRSEWSLVSCQNSGLVIFSPRAQEDSICVSLNGFQALQDSREECEFVEDEEDEEDEVEETMEYSKSEAIAHGEGVAGNISAQQGQRIETADSKLEGSGTCSISASEGSKAKPKSFLPEALMSSIFAWNMRGFNKPRKQRLCRIWVCWSDDVEVCPVSVSAQMITVWVRYKASRDTFLSSFIYASNCMIERRELWSEIEAIAGSVAGTNNSWIIQGDFNVALSAQEHSRAVESAMDRISMRDFQNVVYKCDMMDLAQVGPSFTWSNSQEANPISKKLDPVMVNNCWINEFPNSFVTFEAGGVSDHLRMHIQLRAAIQGNLKPFKFFNHTASRPRFLEVVAMVWNKTEALFHSRFALRRFQDKLKALKSEMRGLNRDMFGDLPGRVKLAYDDLCMKQTEAMQNPQASTFEEASDAWEHWHHSAQAVLPDVLQGLIDYRCSPADAVNLTRPVEAAEITEILFSMPANKAPGPDGYPMEFYKAAWPVIGKDLITEIQSFFLFGFMPHSINATLLSLVPKTTEAEKMTDFRPIACCNGRLLLENVLLATELVKDYHKDSVSSRSAIKLDISKAFDTVSWSLIEDTLRAMEYSDMFVSWIMKCISTAAFSVSVNGELEGFFISSRGIRQGCSLSPYLYVIVSNVLSKLINKSVVEGQIGFHSQCREVNLSHLSFVDDIVVFTDGSPASLVGTLQVFDEFASMSGLRINVTKSTVSAAGRGRRALEEAATISGLPVLTLPIKYLGLPLTTKIMTRNDYEPLTTKIRNHCSHRLVKLSRMLAGSCSSSQS from the exons ATGGAGGATCTGGAAGCAATGTCTGGAGAGACTAGCCTGGCTCGAGCCACAGTTCCTGTTGGTGTAGTTGCGCAAACCAAACCCCTTGAAACAACTCTTAACAGAAGTGAATGGTCTCTTGTCTCTTGCCAGAATAGTGGCTTGGTGATATTTTCTCCAAGGGCTCAGGAAGACAGCATCTGTGTCTCGCTAAATGGATTCCAGGCCCTTCAGGATAGTAGAGAGGAGTGTGAGTTTGTGGAAGATGAGGAAGATGAGGAAGATGAGGTGGAGGAAACCATGGAGTACTCAAAATCAGAAGCTATAGCACATGGTGAGGGCGTG GCAGGGAACATCTCAGCGCAACAGGGGCAGAGGATCGAAACTGCTGATAGTAAACTCGAGGGATCTGGTACATGCAGTATCTCAGCATCAGAAGGGTCCAAAGCCAAGCCAAAAAGCTTCCTCCCGGAAGCACTGATGTCGTCAATCTTTGCATGGAACATGCGTGGGTTCAATAAGCCACGCAAACAAAG GCTTTGCAGGATATGGGTTTGTTGGTCAGACGATGTGGAGGTATGTCCGGTTTCGGTGAGTGCGCAAATGATCACTGTTTGGGTGCGATACAAGGCATCTCGTGACACGTTCCTCAGCTCTTTCATCTATGCATCCAACTGTATGATTGAAAGAAGGGAATTATGGAGTGAAATAGAAGCTATTGCGGGATCAGTGGCGGGCACAAACAACTCTTGGATCATCCAAGGTGATTTTAATGTTGCTCTCTCAGCGCAGGAGCATTCCCGGGCTGTAGAATCTGCAATGGACAGGATTTCGATGAGGGATTTTCAGAATGTGGTTTATAAGTGTGATATGATGGACTTGGCGCAGGTTGGACCTTCTTTCACCTGGTCAAACAGTCAAGAAGCAAACCCTATCAGTAAGAAGTTGGATCCGGTCATGGTTAACAATTGCTGGATCAATGAATTCCCAAACTCCTTCGTCACTTTCGAGGCAGGGGGTGTTTCAGATCATCTTCGAATGCATATTCAGCTCCGAGCTGCAATTCAGGGGAACTTGAAACCATTCAAATTTTTTAACCACACTGCCTCTCGCCCGAGGTTCCTCGAAGTGGTTGCTATGGTCTGGAACAAAACAGAGGCTCTGTTTCATTCACGTTTTGCTCTTCGGAGGTTTCAGGATAAGCTTAAAGCTCTCAAGTCTGAGATGAGGGGCCTAAATAGGGACATGTTTGGGGACTTACCAGGTCGGGTTAAGCTTGCTTACGACGACCTATGCATGAAGCAAACAGAGGCAATGCAGAACCCCCAAGCCTCGACATTTGAAGAAGCTTCTGATGCTTGGGAGCACTGGCACCAT AGTGCCCAGGCGGTACTTCCTGACGTCCTTCAGGGCCTGATAGACTACAGGTGTTCCCCTGCAGACGCTGTCAACCTTACGAGGCCGGTTGAGGCAGCAGAGATCACGGAAATTCTGTTTTCTATGCCTGCAAATAAAGCTCCTGGACCTGATGGATACCCAATGGAGTTCTACAAAGCCGCTTGGCCAGTGATAGGTAAAGATTTAATCACAGAGATACAATCCTTTTTCCTATTTGGGTTTATGCCGCACAGTATCAATGCTACGTTGTTGTCCCTTGTCCCAAAGACCACAGAGGCAGAAAAGATGACTGACTTCAGGCCCATCGCCTGCTGCAAT GGTAGGTTGCTTCTGGAGAACGTCCTATTGGCCACTGAGCTCGTCAAGGACTACCACAAAGATTCAGTTTCATCGCGATCTGCAATCAAGCTGGATATCTCTAAAGCTTTCGACACAGTGAGCTGGTCTCTTATTGAGGATACCTTGAGGGCTATGGAATACTCGGATATGTTTGTCAGCTGGATAATGAAATGTATAAGCACTGCAGCGTTCTCTGTCTCTGTTAATGGTGAGCTGGAGGGGTTTTTCATAAGCAGTAGAGGCATAAGGCAAGGCTGCTCATTATCCCCTTATCTCTACGTTATTGTTAGTAATGTGCTGTCAAAGCTCATCAATAAATCAGTGGTGGAGGGTCAAATTGGGTTCCATTCTCAGTGTCGGGAAGTTAACCTCTCTCACCTGAGTTTCGTAGATGATATAGTGGTGTTTACAGATGGATCGCCCGCCTCTCTCGTTGGGACGCTACAGGTGTTTGATGAGTTTGCTTCTATGTCTGGTTTGCGGATCAATGTGACAAAGTCTACTGTATCTGCAGCAGGGCGAGGGCGACGGGCTCTAGAAGAGGCTGCTACGATCTCGGGTCTCCCGGTTTTAACGCTTCCTATCAAGTATCTTGGTCTACCCCTCACTACCAAGATTATGACTAGGAATGATTATGAGCCATTGACCACGAAAATTAGGAATCACTGCTCTCATAGACTAGTAAAGCTCTCTCGTATGCTGGCCGGCTCCTGCTCATCAAGTCAGTCATAG
- the LOC106297207 gene encoding uncharacterized protein LOC106297207: protein MCSAFLWSGSPNITSRAKIAWEEVCCPREEGCLRIRRVKDVSTMFMLKLIWRLFSNTASLWVSWVRRYLLRDAVLWDVKDTWLGSWAWRKLLRIRNIAKSFVRWDIGDGNTVRFWTDLWHPSGRLIDIDWESGTQKMGIGRDRRISDLLVGGAWRFRRCRDQHLQSMIHDVIGFPITLSSGHDTVVGNLFCIDPDPDWDTTVERLQNGTYDRLTFILLRLVFQDSVYFIWIERNDRKHSNRAKSVEQLAKLIDKVVWNRLSSTHYFLKPKLKGIMCRWFEAHSHHE, encoded by the exons ATGTGCTCTGCTTTCTTATGGAGTGGATCTCCAAATATTACATCTAGGGCGAAGATCGCATGGGAGGAGGTGTGTTGTCCTCGGGAGGAAGGATGTCTTCGCATTAGGAGAGTGAAAGATGTTAGCACAATGTTCATGCTAAAGCTCATCTGGCGTTTGTTCTCAAACACTGCTTCGCTTTGGGTTTCTTGGGTCAGACGTTATTTACTTCGAGATGCAGTACTATGGGATGTTAAGGATACATGGCTGGGCTCATGGGCTTGGCGCAAGCTCCTGAGAATTCGCAATATAGCAAAGTCTTTCGTACGTTGGGATATTGGAGATGGTAACACGGTGAGGTTTTGGACTGATTTGTGGCATCCAAGTGGAAGGCTTATTGATATTGATTGGGAATCTGGTACTCAAAAGATGGGCATTGGTCGTGATAGGAGGATCTCGGACCTTCTTGTCGGTGGAGCATGGAGGTTCAGAAGGTGTCGGGATCAACATCTTCAAAGTATGATCCATGATGTTATCGGATTTCCCATTACTCTATCCAGCGGGCATGACACT GTTGTTGGTAATCTGTTTTGTATTGACCCCGACCCGGACTGGGACACCACGGTTGAGCGTCTGCAGAATGGAACGTATGACCGGCTCACGTTCATTCTCCTGAGGCTTGTGTTTCAGGATTCCGTTTACTTCATCTGGATAGAGCGAAATGATAGGAAGCACAGTAACCGAGCAAAGTCTGTGGAGCAACTAGCAAAGTTGATTGATAAGGTTGTCTGGAACAGGTTATCATCTACCCATTATTTCCTCAAGCCGAAGCTGAAAGGAATTATGTGCAGATGGTTTGAAGCTCATTCCCACCACGAGTGA
- the LOC106298905 gene encoding beta carbonic anhydrase 3-like, whose translation MSTESYEDALERLGELFSDKSDLGNVAVAKIKKLFCELEEHKSNKSSDAVERIKSGFIHFKTHKFLKKPSLYNALAKSQDPKFLVFACSDSRVSPAHILNFQPGEAFEIRNIANMVPLFDKTQHSGTGAAMEYPITKLNVENILVIGHSRCGGIEALMSIEDDAAPNKSIFIEDWVKIGTAAKNRIKQEFGDLSFEEQCTLCEKEAVNVTLANLLSYPFVRERVEKGKLALRGAHYDFVNGTFELWELDVKTTTAFTFS comes from the exons ATGTCGACGGAGTCGTACGAAGATGCCCTTGAAAGACTAGGAGAACTTTTCAG TGATAAATCGGATCTCGGGAACGTGGCCGTCGCAAAGATCAAGAAGTTATTTTGTGAGCTAGAGGAACATAAATCCAATAAGTCATCAGATGCCGTAGAACGAATCAAATCCGGATTTATCCATTTCAAGACGCACAAATTTTT GAAGAAACCTTCCTTGTACAATGCACTTGCCAAGAGCCAGGACCCCAAG TTTCTGGTGTTTGCTTGTTCGGATTCCCGAGTTAGCCCTGCTCACATCTTGAACTTCCAACCTGGGGAAGCCTTTGAAATTAGAAACATTGCAAACATGGTTCCACTTTTTGACAAG ACACAACACTCGGGTACTGGTGCGGCTATGGAATATCCAATTACAAAACTCAAC GTGGAGAACATTCTGGTGATTGGTCACAGCCGTTGTGGTGGAATAGAGGCACTCATGTCCATTGAAGATGATGCAGCTCCTAATAAGAG CATCTTTATAGAAGACTGGGTCAAGATCGGTACAGCGGCGAAGAACAGGATCAAGCAGGAGTTTGGAGACCTTAGCTTCGAAGAACAGTGCACCCTTTGTGAGAAG GAAGCGGTGAACGTTACTTTGGCGAATTTGTTGTCTTACCCATTCGTGAGAGAAAGGGTGGAGAAGGGTAAGCTCGCCTTAAGAGGAGCTCACTATGATTTCGTGAATGGAACGTTTGAACTTTGGGAACTCGACGTCAAGACCACTACTGCGTTTACCTTTTCTTAA